Proteins from a genomic interval of Medicago truncatula cultivar Jemalong A17 chromosome 3, MtrunA17r5.0-ANR, whole genome shotgun sequence:
- the LOC112419902 gene encoding uncharacterized protein has translation MAFEARSGLYFSFFFLFLLCSARARDPTLFSRNQNSQYEIDDYGPPRSNPGHDPRKPPPTPVYNEENYEGIGAKPKHDPHSATTLMSEGTVLEPSKLSSIT, from the exons atggctTTTGAAGCTCGAAGTGGCTTAtacttctccttcttctttttatttctaCTATGCTCAGCTAGGGCTCGGGATCCTACTTTATTTTCAA GAAACCAAAATAGCCAATATGAAATAGACGATTACGGACCACCGAGGTCTAATCCTGGACATGATCCCCGTAAACCTCCTCCAACACCAG TTTACAATGAAGAAAACTATGAAGGAATAGGAGCTAAACCTAAACATGATCCCCATTCTGCTACTACTTTAATGAGTGAAGGCACTGTCTTAGAACCATCCAAATTGAGTTCAATAACATGA